In a genomic window of Roseiflexus castenholzii DSM 13941:
- a CDS encoding GntR family transcriptional regulator yields MYTTSDSSSADQVYQSLRRLLIEGFYPPGTRLVEERLAQDLGVSRTPVRQALVRAAAEGLVQIFPNRGAVARSFTVDDLLEMYDLRALLEGHAAYLAAQRISPAQLARMEAAATALEESLTRTFECREDEVHFLVEQNAIFHQTIAEAAGNQRLIAMLNQIVAVPLQFRSFYWYRSEERRISNFFHRSILNALMLGDGDRARAMMREHIFYGRDVLLQSRRAEPESAASGEE; encoded by the coding sequence TTGTATACAACAAGCGACTCGTCATCTGCCGATCAGGTCTACCAGAGTCTGCGTCGCCTGCTGATCGAAGGCTTCTACCCGCCTGGCACACGACTGGTCGAAGAACGGCTGGCCCAAGACCTTGGCGTCAGCCGCACACCGGTGCGACAAGCGCTCGTGCGCGCCGCCGCCGAAGGGTTGGTGCAGATCTTTCCCAACCGTGGCGCAGTGGCCCGTAGTTTTACGGTTGATGATCTTCTAGAGATGTACGACCTCCGTGCCCTACTTGAGGGTCATGCCGCGTATCTGGCAGCCCAACGGATTTCGCCCGCACAGTTGGCCCGAATGGAAGCGGCTGCGACCGCGCTGGAAGAATCGCTCACCCGCACCTTTGAATGTCGCGAAGACGAGGTGCATTTTCTGGTCGAGCAGAATGCCATCTTTCATCAAACGATTGCCGAGGCCGCCGGCAATCAACGTCTGATCGCAATGCTCAACCAGATCGTGGCCGTGCCGCTACAGTTTCGGTCGTTTTATTGGTATCGCAGCGAAGAGCGCCGGATATCCAACTTTTTTCACCGCAGTATCCTCAATGCGCTCATGCTTGGTGATGGTGATCGCGCCCGCGCCATGATGCGCGAGCACATTTTCTACGGTCGAGATGTATTGTTACAGAGCCGACGCGCAGAACCCGAATCTGCTGCGTCCGGCGAGGAGTAA
- a CDS encoding nuclear transport factor 2 family protein, protein MISVPTEWHHLLSEFCQAWRTHDQDRLTALWDDSYPDLIYIAEERRHPIIGWEAICSYYRETLALMEWMNVKIKPIRCSALGEVMWLIGKGTWAGQNRTRSFISGGFSTVCFLARKREDRLRLIQYIEAPLNARYARPVRYKATDPSS, encoded by the coding sequence ATGATCAGTGTACCGACAGAATGGCATCATCTCTTGTCCGAGTTTTGCCAGGCGTGGCGCACACACGACCAAGACCGGCTCACCGCACTGTGGGACGACAGCTACCCCGATCTCATCTATATCGCCGAAGAGCGGCGCCATCCGATCATCGGCTGGGAGGCCATTTGCAGCTACTATCGTGAGACGCTGGCGCTCATGGAGTGGATGAATGTCAAAATTAAGCCTATTCGATGCAGTGCTCTTGGTGAAGTTATGTGGCTGATCGGCAAGGGTACATGGGCTGGACAAAACCGTACCCGCTCTTTTATCTCTGGCGGTTTTTCGACTGTTTGCTTCCTCGCGCGGAAACGAGAAGATCGGTTGCGCCTGATTCAATACATCGAGGCGCCACTTAACGCGCGCTACGCGCGACCGGTGCGCTACAAGGCAACTGACCCCTCATCGTAG
- a CDS encoding CaiB/BaiF CoA transferase family protein, producing MSRQRPPRPLDDIRVLELGAFLAGPFCGQLLADFGAEVIKVEPPGKGDPMREWGRHRYKGRTLWWPILARNKKSITIDLRTPEGQALVKRIVPHVDMVLENFRPGTLEAWGLGWEALSALNPGLIMIRVSGFGQTGPYRDKAGFGSIGEAMGGIRAITGFPDRPPTRIGISIGDSLAATFAALGALVALHQRQRNGQGQVVDIGIYEGVLALMESMIPEYQLTGHIRERTGNILPNVAPSNIYPTADGGWLVIGANADTIFARLAQAMGQPELATDPRFATHSARGEHQAELDDLIAAWTIKYTADQLQAMMDEYGVPAGRIYTAKEMLSDPHFIARRSIIGVHDPELGEIKMQNVAPHLSATPGGIDWTGPALGAHNREVFVDLLGLSEDELAALQAKRVI from the coding sequence GTGAGCCGTCAACGTCCACCACGACCACTCGATGATATCCGTGTATTGGAACTGGGTGCGTTTTTGGCCGGGCCGTTCTGTGGCCAACTCCTGGCCGATTTCGGCGCCGAGGTGATTAAGGTCGAACCACCCGGCAAGGGTGATCCGATGCGTGAATGGGGCCGCCATCGCTACAAGGGGCGCACGTTGTGGTGGCCGATACTGGCTCGTAATAAGAAATCGATCACCATCGATCTGCGCACTCCTGAAGGGCAGGCACTGGTCAAACGGATCGTGCCCCACGTCGATATGGTGCTCGAAAACTTTCGCCCCGGTACGCTCGAAGCGTGGGGGTTGGGTTGGGAAGCATTGAGTGCATTGAATCCCGGCTTGATCATGATCCGTGTCAGCGGGTTTGGGCAGACCGGACCATACCGCGACAAAGCCGGCTTTGGTTCCATTGGCGAAGCAATGGGTGGCATTCGCGCGATCACCGGCTTCCCCGACCGCCCTCCCACTCGTATTGGGATCAGTATCGGCGATTCGCTGGCGGCGACGTTTGCTGCGCTCGGTGCGCTGGTGGCGTTGCATCAGCGCCAACGCAACGGGCAAGGGCAGGTGGTCGACATCGGTATCTACGAAGGGGTGCTTGCCTTGATGGAGAGTATGATCCCCGAATACCAACTGACGGGCCATATCCGTGAACGCACCGGCAATATTCTGCCCAATGTCGCTCCTTCCAATATCTATCCCACGGCCGACGGTGGATGGTTGGTGATCGGCGCCAACGCGGATACGATCTTCGCTCGACTGGCGCAGGCAATGGGGCAACCCGAATTGGCGACCGATCCCCGCTTCGCCACCCATAGTGCGCGTGGTGAGCATCAAGCCGAACTCGATGATCTGATCGCCGCATGGACGATCAAATACACCGCCGATCAGTTGCAAGCGATGATGGACGAGTATGGCGTCCCCGCCGGTCGCATCTACACCGCTAAAGAGATGCTGAGCGATCCCCATTTCATTGCCCGCCGCTCGATCATCGGCGTTCACGATCCCGAATTGGGTGAGATCAAGATGCAGAATGTGGCGCCGCACCTTTCGGCCACACCCGGCGGTATCGATTGGACCGGACCGGCGCTTGGTGCGCATAACCGTGAGGTGTTTGTCGATCTGCTTGGGCTGAGTGAGGATGAATTGGCGGCGTTGCAAGCGAAGCGGGTGATCTGA